From Pseudodesulfovibrio nedwellii:
CCCGCTCCGCAGATGACAGTATGTGCTGAGAACATGATTATTTCTTGGCGAGCAGAGCCAGACCGCTCTTGGGTTCTTTTTTGCGCAGCATATCCGTGTTCAGGATTTCCATGATAATCACTTCGCCGACCAGCCAGACGTCAAGGCCGGGCCGGATGCAGCCGGTGTGAGTTTTGCCGTCACGGCCAAGAGCTGCATGCATGTGCAGAACGGGTTTTCCGTCCTCATCGGGAAAGAGCGTCCCGAGCGCAGCTACTTCATGTGCGTCACTGATGGGGTATAATATGGGATCAATGATCGATGCATCACCGTCTTTGGGGCCGACTACGATGTTGCCGCCGTCAATGCCGCCAATCATGGTACACATGGCTGTTTTGATGTCGTGTTCTTTTGCAAATTGTTCGATGCAGTTAGGGACACGTTCATCCTCTTCCAGTCGCAGGGTGAACACGCGACCAATGGTTCCTTCGCTGTATTGCATGCCGTTAATCCTTGGTTTGTCCTATTTACCGCATGGCCCTTTGAAGTCGCACCATGTACAGGCTGTTCCTGGATTGGGGGTGAAGTGTGTCGCCAGAAGCATATGTCTGATCAAAGTGTGAATCAATGCAGGAATCTGTTCATTTACACTTTCTTCACGTTCTTCTTCAGTCCATTTGGGGCCGAATAAAAGTTGTTCTTTGCCATCCGAAGCAAGCATTATCAATCCTGCGTCGTGTGGCGTTTGCCGTTCGCATTGAGCATACAGATGGAGATAGGCGGGCATTTGAACACTGCGAATAGCTGTTGTCATATCCGGCAGGAGTGATACATCCACCACGTTAGGGCCGAATGTCTGTATGCGATCCCAAAGCTCCATATCTTCCCACATTTTCTTTTTTGGCAGGTGGCCTTGTCCTGTTTTGTAGTCGAGGATGACGATATCTTCTTCGCGTTGTTCTATGCGGTCGATTTGTCCTGCCAGCGGGATGGTCAGTCCATCCAGTTCAACAGTCGTTGAGAGTGATTTTTCCAATCCGAGCAACGTAGCTGTTCTCTGTGAAGTCAGGAATTCCGTCAGCCTGAATCGGCCTGTTTTCTTCAATGCCATGCGGGTGTCCAGCGGCAAGCGGGAAAAGAGGTCGTGGGAATTGAAGACGTTATCAAATTCCGCAATGAGTGGTGTCGGATCAAGTTTGGATAATTCAGTGAGAACGTTCATGTACGGAGTGAAAAATTCTTTGAGTACCTCATGAATCATGGAGCCGAATTCGCTGCGGTCGCCGTCTTCATTAACGGTGTCCAGAGGGCGCATGTTGCTGAGGTAGCTATAAAAGAATCGTTTTGGACAAGTCATGTACTGGTCCAATCGTGAGGGCGAGAGCCCTTTGGAGCAGAGCTTTTCGACCAGAGCGTCATGGATAGTGTCTGTCACCGGAATGGCGGCTGGAGCACCGGGGATTGAACTGGTGGGAAACGTCACGGCTTTGATGAGGTCATCTCCGGTTTCCACAAGGTGTTTGTTCTTTTTTTCCTGCTCCCAGAGCAATTGTTCCACAAACCGACTGCGTACGGATTTGGAATCCAGCAGACCGGGTTGGATTCCACTTTGATAATAGATAACGGCTTCGTCGGCTCCCATGAGCAGACGGTAAAAGTTATAACCGGAGACATTGTCTCGTTCTCGCGAATCAGGCAGACCGAGCAGCTTTCTGAGCGGGTCCGGTAAAAGCGGATCATAGGGATTGGTGCCGGGAAGACGTTCTTCCACTGCGTCGAGAATGTAGAGTCGTTTGAAGTGCAACAAGCGTGTTTCCAAGACACCGAGGACTTGTAGTCCTGCGAGCGGGTCCGGCTCAAAGGAGACACGTTCAAGGGAAATCATGCGTCGCAAGAATGCGTGACGTGTCGTTCGGCTGAATGGGATGGTGCTTGCTTCTGCGCTTTTTAGTTGCGGAATGACCGAGTTCGTCAATCGAAACAGACATTCGGCGTCCATGAGATAGGTATGCCAGAGCCTTTCTCCATGGGAATGCAGGAGTGCGGCCAGTCCGGCCAGTGCATCGCCGAGGTCAGCCAGACTTTCCACTGGTTCGAAGTCAGTCAGGCAGTGATTAAGTATTTCCAGACGCAAAGGTTCAGCGATCTTTTTGTCGACATCCGAGAGAGTTTCGTCTCCATACGGAGGCTCCCATTCCATGGGGTCGAGATATTTTTCACCTTGGCGCATGGTGGATTCCCACAAATGGAAAATCCTTCGCAACGGCTTCTCTTCGGGGCCGAGCAGGCGCAGGTAGGGATGTCGAATAAGGGCGATCAGGTCTTTCCAATAGTACCGCCCATCCTCGCGTCTGTTTTCCTGCAAGGTCAGCAGAGTTTCTACCAATCGGGCCAGTGAAGTCCGTTCTAGTGGATATCCCATGGAAATGTTGGGTTCCACATCCGGCAAGCCGTGCAGGACTGGAAGTAATGCGCCTTCGTCGGGCAGGATTACTGCGGTTTCGTCCAATGTGGCGGCTGCGTCCATGTCATCTGTCAGGCCTGCCAATTGAGAATGGCGGTCATATCCTTCACAGAAATGGATCTTCGGTGTTGTGGCCGCTGTATCGAAATCCGAGGGGATGATGGCGGTGGTGTGCCATCGTGTCAGCCATGCCGAATGCTCGGCAGCAGCCCAGTGGGGTGTTTCCCGTAAAGCCAGAGCTGGATCACCATGGATTATCGGATGTAGAATGTCCGCTTCCCACAGTCGCTTGAAAAAAGTGTCTTCGGCACCACTTAGTGCATAGAACCCAGCGGCAATGATGTGTTTTCCTTGTACTGCATCAAGAATCCTGTCCGGGTTTTCGGTGATAAAACGTGCGTCCAAGCCTGAGGTGGTCCAACCTTTTGCCATCAGTCGGGTGGTGTACTCGGCGTGAATGGCGCTGAGTTGTTCCAACAGGCCCGCGGCATAGGCTGAAACTTCGCCTTCCATGTAGCCAAGATCATCTGGTTCGATTTCCTGACGCATGAGGTCGTCCATGAGCTTGACTAGACGCATGCCCCAAGGGAGGAATTGTTCATGGTCCAGTTTTGGCAATTGAGACAGGAGGGAGCCTTCGGTCGTTCTCAGATCATTGACTACGGCGCGCAGCGTTTCCACAAGATCAAGCTGGTTGGCGTGGATGGGCGGAGTCGAAGCCAATGTGCGATGCAGGCCAGTCACGAAGTCCGCGATAGATGTCATGTGCGGCATGAACATGGGGCGCGGTAAGGCTGGGTGGTCAGCAAGTAACGCTTTGACGTGTCGGCGAGGTCTGTTGTGTGGGAAAAGTACGATTGTATTACGCAGGTCGCCGCGTTCAATCAGTAATTCGGTCACAGCAGGCATGAAATCTACATGCCATGGGATGAGGGTAATGTGTCGCATTATGCCTCCACCTCGACTTCAACGATTTTCTTGAGATCAAGATAGACGAGAAATCCTTGAGGTTCAGGGATGTCAGGCATTGATGAAAGAATGTCCATATATTCTCGGACCTGTTTATGGTTTTTCGGTGTGGGCTGACCTGTCTTGAAATCTACAATCACTGTTTCGTCGCCGAGGTAGAGCAGGTCAATTCGTTTGAATTTACTGTTGGCATCCATGATTTCCGGCTCACGCAGACCGTGTTTGAGCCAGTGTTTGAACCGTTCATCTGATAAGGCCCAGAGTGTCATGGCTCGGAGTTCCTCGGTCAGGGTCGTTTGTTCCGTTTCCGGGAGTGTGCCGATTTCCGGGAAATCTTCGGTTGCCAGACGCATGGCTCGTTCCGTGTCCGCCCTATCGTTGTCGGTCACAGTCAGATGTTCCAGAACTCGATGGGCTACTTCGCCACGCATGCGTTCATTGAAGAAATAATCGTCCAGATTATGGCGGTAGACGCGCAGTCTGGGGAGCCATTCCATGAGTCGGCTTTCCGTGTCTGACCGAGGAAGTTCACAGGGCAAAATTGGTTTTTGGGGTTCGGAAGGACGTGTTTCCGTTGGAGTCACGCCGTACTCGAAAGTCCCGTCATCATCGAGATCAAGAAAAAGATTCATGGTCGCCAATGCCGGTGATGTTGCAGGCTTTTCCGCAAAGAATCCATAGAGTTCCTCACGGGATCTGGTCCAAGCTACGTACAACAGATTGAGCTGTTCTCGGACAGCACGGCCAAGGCTCTCATGATACGGCTGACCAAGTCCTTTTTTCATGGGGACAAGCAACTGATGTTTTTCGAACGATTGAATGGAAAAATCTTGATCTGGTTTGACCGACCAGTGATGGAACGGAACAATGACGACCGGGAATTCTAACCCTTTTGATTTGTGGATGGTCATGATGCGCACGGCGTCGATATTTTCGGGAAGAGGAACTTTTTCCTCGCCTGATTTGTCATTCCAATATTCAAGAAATGCGGTTAGCGAACCATAGCCGTTTTCTTCGGCCAGATGGACAACTTCAAGGAAGCGGCGGACGTAGAGTTCGGATTCAGGGTGTCGTTCCAATACACGAAAGATACGGATGGCCTCGCGGGTTAGGTCATAGGGTGTCATCAACCCGGACTGGTTATAGAACGGTTCGATGAATCGTCGCCAAAGTTCAGGATAGTCCTCGCGGAATTGAACACCGAGTGGTTTCTTTTTGGGGATGATGAGCCAGTTGAGCAGCTCGTCACTGTCCAGTTCGACCTCTGCCTGAAAAAGTTCGCTTCCGCCTATAAAGGTCAGGAAGGCGAGGTCGTCACGTGGATAATCGAGAAAACCGAGCAATCCGGCCAACTGCCGTACCACAGGGTGTCGGTCCAGTTGTAGGGAATTTTCCGTGATCACCGGGATATTCTTTTGTACTAACAGGTCACAGACAAGCGCAGCGTGTCCGTGTGAACGGACCAGTATACCGATATCCTTGAAATTACGACGGGCGGTCAGGTCGTCCATGAGCGCATCAAGTGCTTCAAGGGTGTTTTCTTCGACTTCACTGTTCTTACTACCCGCAAGTTGTGTCATGCGAACGTAGCCCTGTGTCTCTGCTGTTTTGGAGGGCAGGGATTGGGCGCAATCAGCAAAGCTGCGGGTCAGGTCCATGGAAAATTGTGCCTTGAATGATTCGTCTGCGTCTTGAAACAGTGTGTCCGCCAATTCGCCGGTTTGGTCCATGGTTTCCAGATTGCGGAAGAATAGGTTGTTGAATTCCACCACGTTTCTAAAACTGCGCCAATTGTCGGGTAAGGTATCTGCCGAGGTTTCACTGGCAATGGGAGCTATGTCGGGTTGGGTCATGACTTCGTCGAACAGAGTTGAGTCTCCGCCCCGCCAGCCGTAGATGGCCTGTTTGACATCTCCTACAAAATACAGACTTCCGCCTTTGGCGAGACACTCTTGAGTGAGCGGGGTGATAGCCTGCCATTGGTCACGGCTTGTGTCCTGAAATTCGTCTACGAGTAGGTGGTGCAGCCTGCAACCGAGACGGCAATATGCCTCGGAAACACCCGCTTCACCGGAAAGCAGGCGGTTGACGTGACCGGCCAGACTGGAGCCGAGAATCATACCGCGCTGTTTTTGTAATTCGTTGAGACCATTGGTTAGCCTCTCGGCGATTTCAATGGCAGGGGCCAAAAAGTATGCGCCTGACAACATCGCGTGGTTGGCACGGTATTTGGTCCATATTTTTTGCAGATAGGCATAGTGCGCTTCGGCCTGATCATCGACCATGGGTTTGCCTTTGGCCAGAACGCAATCCGTAAAAGTCTCCTTGTGAATCAGTTTGGAATCCTGTGGTGGATCGAAAAGCTCAAGAGCATCGCATTTGGCGAGAAATTTGAGAAAATTCTTGTTGGCTGGCAGGCCCGTGTTGTTCAAATACACGGTCATGTCGTTGATCGACTGTTTGAAGGCGGCGAATTCGGTAGTAAGAAGGTCTTTTATGGTCGCTTGATCGGTGAGCAGAGGCTCGGGAATTGACCGTAGATGATCGGTTAGTTCTTTGATACGACTCCTGACAGCATCCTGTACCCAAAATCCACTGCGGCCTTCGGTGCGGATAAGTGTGGTCATCGCATCAGAGAGCAGTTCATATTCCGGGCCGTCTATTTGGCATATGTCCACGAAATGATCATAGATGGCGTCAAAGAGTTCCTGTTCATCAAAGACAATTTCGAAATCCGGTCTGATCCCGAATTCAAGGGCAAAAAGTCTGAGGAGCAGGGCGAGTAATGAATCGATGGTGCGGATGTTTAGCCGATGATAACGGCGCAGAATTGCATTCAGCGTTATGCGTGCTGTTCCCGGTGAACAGGCATGTCTGTCTTCCCCGAGGTCGAGTGCGCTTGATTTCAGTCCTTTAACTACCCGTTCTTTCATTTCGGCAGCGGCTTTGTTGGTAAAGGTCACGGCCATTATTTCGGGCCAAGTGAAACCGTGCGCCTTTTTGCCTGTGCAGACAAAAGGCTGGGCCGTGTCACTTGATGCGTCGAGTAATGTCAGGAATCGACGGGTGAGCTGATAAGTTTTGCCGGAACCGGCAGATGCTTTGACCTGTTTGAGGAGTGACATGATTTATACCTCGTCTCCGGTTGTGCGGCTGGTTCGTATACCTGACAAAACCACCAGAAAAACGGCGACCAGAATCAGGGAACTGCCTATGTAACCGAAGATGGAGAATTGTTCGCCGAACAGTGTATAAGCGAAAATGGCTGCAACCACGGGTTCAAAGGTGGCGATGACCGAAGCATGGGTGGCGTCCAGTCGTTTCAGTCCTTCATAATAAACAGAGAATGCACCGTAAGATGTGACCAGTGCAAGGCCTGCGAGGAGCATCCACGCCTGAGGGCTTTTGTCAGCAAAGTTGACGAAAGGCAGGAGTAGCAAGGCCCCGAAGGGCAGGGCGTAAACGAATATGGTCGGCGTAGGGTATCTATATAGGAACTTTTTCCCGAAGATGTAATACAGCGCATAGGTGAGGCCGGAAACTAATCCAGCGATCAGACCAAACAAATTGAGATTGAAGGCAGCTCCGTTGAGCAACTGTGGGCCGAGACTGATGCATGAAACGCCGAGTATGGTCATGACTACACACGTCATCTTTGTTTTGGTCATGGCTTCTTTGAGTACGAGCCATGAGAGAAGAGCAACCCAGGCCGGAGCTGTGTAGAGCAGTACTGCAGCGAGGCCGATACCTACATCGCGGATGGCGAGTTGGTATGAGCCGTAAAACAGTGTTACGCAGATGAAGCCGAAGCCGAACAGGGCAGGCAGGTCTGTCCGATGGACTTTGACCTGTTTTGCGACGCTGGCGTGTATAAGGAACATAATCCAGGCAAGGGCGGCGCGCCAGAATGCTATTTCCAACGCGCTGATGCCTTCGGCGAGAATGTATTGAGTAAAGACTCCAATAAGCCCCCACATAAAGGCGGCGGCCAGAACATAGAGAAATCCGGTCATTCTACAGCTCAACCTTGGTGCCAAGTCCGGCGGTTGTAGCCCTGTCATAAATGAGGGATGCGGTCATGATGTCATGGCTGGCAATGCCCATGAGTACGGCTCCGCGTTTTCCTTCCCGTACACCTTGTTTTATTCCGGCGCAGATTTCGCCCATGTCGGCATTGATATCAGCCGGAAGCGGGTAGCCGTTTTGGAAATAGGTGCCTTGCTCCTGCGTCCAAACATACTGGTTCCGATTGTCACAGGTGAAATTGGCATCTTTGAAAATGTCTTCATGGATGGCGGAATCATAATCCACGGCAATGACAAGACAGTCTTCCTTGACCCATGATTGAGGTATGGACCGTTCAGGGGTTTCAACTATTGGCGTGCAGGTGATAAGTACATCAGCGTCTCTCACCGCAGTTTCGAGGTCTGTGCAAGTTACGAATGTTGCCTCGGGCAGTTGGGGCTGCATGTCAGTGATGAATTTTTCTATGGATGACTCGAAGATATCGAAACAACGTACTTTATTGAGTTTGGGAAAGGCTTCCATCATGGCCAGTAGGTTCACGCGTCCTTGAACGCCTGTTCCGACGATAGTGACTGATGTCGTGTCAGGATTGCCGAAGTGTCGAGCATAGACACCGGAAGCGGCGCCTGTTCTCCATGCCGTCACCCATGCCGCATCCATGACCGCTACGGGAATACCTGTGTCGGGATCGTTCAGAAGCATTATGCCGGTGATATACGGGTGGCCCTTGGCTGGGTTGGGCGGATAGCCGGATACACATTTGACTCCGGCGCGGTCGATATCACCACCAAGGTAGCAGGGCATGGCGTGGATGAAGCAATCTTCACGGGAGTGAATGCCGATTTTTGCGGGCATTTCACCTTCTCCGCGTCCAATGGCTGCGAAACCCGTTTCAACCGCGTTCATGACTTCCAACATGGTAATGCCGAGTTGGTCGATTTCCTTGGCCGATATCCAGAGTACTTCGTATGCCATGAGCGTTCCTTGTTTTTGCGTGAATTCCAGTTGATGGATTGTTTTAGGATTAATTGTATTCTGCGTCAACGCATTGGAAATCCTTGCGAGTTGTCCATGTTCAAGGGTATGCTGCCAGAATGGATAGTCAGAAAGAATATATTATCGGTGATGAGTCGGATGGATTGCGGCTGGACAAGGTTCTTGAGCTTGTAGTGACAGGCGAAGGGCTTCGTTTTCGGCGGCGGTTATGCGACGATGGTCGCGTGCTGGTTGACGGGAAAAAACGAAAGCCCGGATACAAAGTGCGTGTAGGACAGCATGTAGAAATTCTTGGAAGGAGTGACACCATGTCTGGAAAGGAACTGGGAGTCTACGTGGTTGATCAGAATGAGGCGTTTGCCGCTGTCTTTAAACCCGGGGGTATCCATTCCGCAGCCATTGCGGGACGTGAGACCCCCTGTGCCGAAAGCGTGTTGCCGGAATTGTGTTCTGGTGATGATGCCATTTTGTTGAATAGGCTTGATTATTTGACTTCAGGGCTTTTGTTGGTCGCTTTGACCAAGGATGCCGTCAACGAATACCATGAACTGGAAGATAACGGGTATATTAGAAAATATTATTGTGCCGAGGTCCACGGGCGGCTTGATGGCGTTGTTTCCGTACGGAGTGCATTGGATACGGATGACCGAAAGACGACGCGTGCATTGGTTGAGGATTCTGATGATCCTCACCGTTGGACTGATGTTACAGTTATTTCTCATGACCATGAAAAGAATACGACAATGGTGCGTTGTTTGATCATGAAAGGGGCTCGACATCAGATTCGGGCGCATCTGGCGAGTGTCGGTCATCCTATTATCGGTGATCCCTTGTATGGGAACGGTGATGATGTGGATCTGTTACATCTTCATCATGAACGTCTTGAGTTGCCCGGATTCTCTGTATATTCACCGTGTCCATGGGGGGATGTCGGTTTGTAGGAAAGTGTGAATATTCGTTCGTGCATTCTAAAGATTTTGATTCGTTGTCCGATATAGTCTTGAAATAGGAAGTACTCTATGTCCGCTATTTCAAGTGACTATTCAGTCATGTCCCCTGTTCTCACCTCTCAGTCATTTGAAGCGTCAAAAGGTGATGAGGTTGCAACGGAGAAGTCTGTTGAAGAAATATGGGTGATGAACAATCTTTCCTGGGATTCTGTTGTTGGCTTTGTGAACACGGCCGAGAAAACCGCGTTGCAGAGTTTGTCTGATGGTGTGACCGCTATGCTTGATTCAAAGGATTTGAAGTCGGTGGCGGGTTTTACCGATGAAAAGGTCAATAGTTTCCTCAAGACTCTTGATGAAGCCATTGAGAATCAGGACTATAAAACCGCTCGAAAGACAGTAGAGCAATTCTTCAGTGCCGGGAGCGAAAAAATCAGCGATGAATTGGCGATGGTCATGGAAACCGCGGATGGTGCTTTTTGGCATTCTCTTGATGAGCAATTCAACTATAAAATGAAACTCAAGGGCGAGGCCCAGAATATCATTTCGGGGGTGGAATTCGAGCGGACCTTGGGAGACGTACTTGGCTTTGTCAGAAAGTCCGTGGAAAAAGAGAATCCACCTATTTCGGAAACGGATGAATTTGAGGCTACGGTGGATACGCTTTTTGACCAAGCCGTAGATCATACGCGGGGCAAGTTGAAGAACGCCGGGCGCAACAAGTATTCGGAAAATGGGGAAAGTGTTTTGGGAGCCGCCATCTCATTTATGAGAGATCATATTACAGGTGATGACCTCATGGATCAGTACAATCCGTCAGCTCCTTTTGCCATGAGTTTCAATACGAAAGCGTATCATGAGCGGGTTTTGGACGAACAGAAAGAACTGAATGAGATGGAATCCATCAGCCAGTTTACTGATCGTTACGATAAGATGGGCGAAGACTTTCTGAATACGCTGAAAGAAACCCTGGGAAATGAAGAAATAGTCGTTATGGAGAAGGTGAAGGCAAATGAGGTTTCCGCTGAATCTTCTGACGGGCCAGAATTTGAATTGGAAACAATGCTCCCTGACCTTGAACAAATGTCGGCACCGGTGTCGGTGGACATGATGATACAATCAATGGCACTGCCTGAAATTTCTTCAGAGAAAGATTTGTTCGGTCCTGATTCGAAATAAATTGAGTTATAGACATCAAAAAAAGTTTGTCCGGCGCAAGTGTACTTTTGAGAAAAGAGGTCTTGTGGCGAAATTATAAGTGTCTCTCCTGTTTGATTGCGGTTCATTAGAATAGTTGTATCACTCCCTAAAGATTTTCAGGACCTGTGCCGATAAGACATACTCGAACGAAAAAGAAATCCAAGGAGGATTGCATGGACATCAGTGGAATCAGTCAAGCGATTGAACTGCCCAAGCAGCAAGGCGCTGAGCAGAGGGTGGCGGAGCAGCAGAACAGCCAAGCAGAATCGAACGCGAATGAGATGAAGAATATCAAAAAAGCAAAGCTGGAGCGGCAAGTCATGGCTGATCCTTCTCTTGCGAGTAAGCTTGTCGCAACAGAAGCGACTCCCACTTACAACACAAGTGGATCTGTAATCCAGGCCGTGTCTACCTCGCTGGGTGATGTATAGTTGGCAACTCTTTTTATACGATAAGATAAGCCCTCTGCACCATGTGCAGAGGGCTTTATTTGGGACTCCAGACTGAAGCATATTTTACAGAATGAAAGTATGTTTGAACCGGATAAACCCAAAAAACCCCGGTAATCATTTGATTGCCGGGGTTTTATATTTGGTGTGCTTTATTTCTTTTTGTTGAAGGCTGCCTGCAACTTGTCGCCGAGCAGGCCCATACCGCCAGAGGCTTCGGAAGGCTTTTGCTTCTTGGGAGCAAACTGTTTCCAATCACCGTCGTCCTGTACGTCACCAGTGGTCAGGGAAATCCTGCGGTCATTCGCCTTGACTTCACCGATGATGATTTCAACTGTGTCGCCAGCGTGCAGTTTTTCGAAGGCTGCCGGTTTCTCGGAACGGGCTATGATTGACTTGGGCAACAGGCCGGTAATGCCGGGCTCAAGCTGGATGAAGATGCCGAATTGTTCCTGCTTTTCCACAGTTCCTTCGACTTTCTGGCCGGGCTGGTATTTTTCAGCCACGTCGAGCCACGGATCACCTTCGGCGTCCTTCATGGACAGGCTTATGCGGCGTTTTTCAAGATCAATGGATTTGATTTTGACTGAGACCAATTGGCCTTCAGACACGAAGTCGGCTGGTTTGTTTATACGTTTGGTGTAGCTCATTTCGGAGACATGCACCAAGCCGTCCACGCCGGGAGCTATCTCGACAAATGCGCCGAAGTCAGCCAAACGGACAACTTTGCCAGTGACCTTGTCGCCTTCCGTAAAGGTGGCGGAAAGGGTGTCCCAAGGGTCCTGAGCTAATTCCTTCATGGACAGGGAGATCTTGAGGCGGCCCTTGTCATCGTGTTCGATACGGATGATTTTGGCTTTGACCTTCTGGCCTACAGTGACGGCTTCCTCGGGATGGCCGATACGGCCGTAGGAAATCTGGGAAATGTGTACCAGA
This genomic window contains:
- a CDS encoding ornithine cyclodeaminase family protein; translation: MAYEVLWISAKEIDQLGITMLEVMNAVETGFAAIGRGEGEMPAKIGIHSREDCFIHAMPCYLGGDIDRAGVKCVSGYPPNPAKGHPYITGIMLLNDPDTGIPVAVMDAAWVTAWRTGAASGVYARHFGNPDTTSVTIVGTGVQGRVNLLAMMEAFPKLNKVRCFDIFESSIEKFITDMQPQLPEATFVTCTDLETAVRDADVLITCTPIVETPERSIPQSWVKEDCLVIAVDYDSAIHEDIFKDANFTCDNRNQYVWTQEQGTYFQNGYPLPADINADMGEICAGIKQGVREGKRGAVLMGIASHDIMTASLIYDRATTAGLGTKVEL
- a CDS encoding PD-(D/E)XK nuclease family protein, producing MRHITLIPWHVDFMPAVTELLIERGDLRNTIVLFPHNRPRRHVKALLADHPALPRPMFMPHMTSIADFVTGLHRTLASTPPIHANQLDLVETLRAVVNDLRTTEGSLLSQLPKLDHEQFLPWGMRLVKLMDDLMRQEIEPDDLGYMEGEVSAYAAGLLEQLSAIHAEYTTRLMAKGWTTSGLDARFITENPDRILDAVQGKHIIAAGFYALSGAEDTFFKRLWEADILHPIIHGDPALALRETPHWAAAEHSAWLTRWHTTAIIPSDFDTAATTPKIHFCEGYDRHSQLAGLTDDMDAAATLDETAVILPDEGALLPVLHGLPDVEPNISMGYPLERTSLARLVETLLTLQENRREDGRYYWKDLIALIRHPYLRLLGPEEKPLRRIFHLWESTMRQGEKYLDPMEWEPPYGDETLSDVDKKIAEPLRLEILNHCLTDFEPVESLADLGDALAGLAALLHSHGERLWHTYLMDAECLFRLTNSVIPQLKSAEASTIPFSRTTRHAFLRRMISLERVSFEPDPLAGLQVLGVLETRLLHFKRLYILDAVEERLPGTNPYDPLLPDPLRKLLGLPDSRERDNVSGYNFYRLLMGADEAVIYYQSGIQPGLLDSKSVRSRFVEQLLWEQEKKNKHLVETGDDLIKAVTFPTSSIPGAPAAIPVTDTIHDALVEKLCSKGLSPSRLDQYMTCPKRFFYSYLSNMRPLDTVNEDGDRSEFGSMIHEVLKEFFTPYMNVLTELSKLDPTPLIAEFDNVFNSHDLFSRLPLDTRMALKKTGRFRLTEFLTSQRTATLLGLEKSLSTTVELDGLTIPLAGQIDRIEQREEDIVILDYKTGQGHLPKKKMWEDMELWDRIQTFGPNVVDVSLLPDMTTAIRSVQMPAYLHLYAQCERQTPHDAGLIMLASDGKEQLLFGPKWTEEEREESVNEQIPALIHTLIRHMLLATHFTPNPGTACTWCDFKGPCGK
- a CDS encoding UvrD-helicase domain-containing protein, encoding MSLLKQVKASAGSGKTYQLTRRFLTLLDASSDTAQPFVCTGKKAHGFTWPEIMAVTFTNKAAAEMKERVVKGLKSSALDLGEDRHACSPGTARITLNAILRRYHRLNIRTIDSLLALLLRLFALEFGIRPDFEIVFDEQELFDAIYDHFVDICQIDGPEYELLSDAMTTLIRTEGRSGFWVQDAVRSRIKELTDHLRSIPEPLLTDQATIKDLLTTEFAAFKQSINDMTVYLNNTGLPANKNFLKFLAKCDALELFDPPQDSKLIHKETFTDCVLAKGKPMVDDQAEAHYAYLQKIWTKYRANHAMLSGAYFLAPAIEIAERLTNGLNELQKQRGMILGSSLAGHVNRLLSGEAGVSEAYCRLGCRLHHLLVDEFQDTSRDQWQAITPLTQECLAKGGSLYFVGDVKQAIYGWRGGDSTLFDEVMTQPDIAPIASETSADTLPDNWRSFRNVVEFNNLFFRNLETMDQTGELADTLFQDADESFKAQFSMDLTRSFADCAQSLPSKTAETQGYVRMTQLAGSKNSEVEENTLEALDALMDDLTARRNFKDIGILVRSHGHAALVCDLLVQKNIPVITENSLQLDRHPVVRQLAGLLGFLDYPRDDLAFLTFIGGSELFQAEVELDSDELLNWLIIPKKKPLGVQFREDYPELWRRFIEPFYNQSGLMTPYDLTREAIRIFRVLERHPESELYVRRFLEVVHLAEENGYGSLTAFLEYWNDKSGEEKVPLPENIDAVRIMTIHKSKGLEFPVVIVPFHHWSVKPDQDFSIQSFEKHQLLVPMKKGLGQPYHESLGRAVREQLNLLYVAWTRSREELYGFFAEKPATSPALATMNLFLDLDDDGTFEYGVTPTETRPSEPQKPILPCELPRSDTESRLMEWLPRLRVYRHNLDDYFFNERMRGEVAHRVLEHLTVTDNDRADTERAMRLATEDFPEIGTLPETEQTTLTEELRAMTLWALSDERFKHWLKHGLREPEIMDANSKFKRIDLLYLGDETVIVDFKTGQPTPKNHKQVREYMDILSSMPDIPEPQGFLVYLDLKKIVEVEVEA
- a CDS encoding pseudouridine synthase, coding for MDSQKEYIIGDESDGLRLDKVLELVVTGEGLRFRRRLCDDGRVLVDGKKRKPGYKVRVGQHVEILGRSDTMSGKELGVYVVDQNEAFAAVFKPGGIHSAAIAGRETPCAESVLPELCSGDDAILLNRLDYLTSGLLLVALTKDAVNEYHELEDNGYIRKYYCAEVHGRLDGVVSVRSALDTDDRKTTRALVEDSDDPHRWTDVTVISHDHEKNTTMVRCLIMKGARHQIRAHLASVGHPIIGDPLYGNGDDVDLLHLHHERLELPGFSVYSPCPWGDVGL
- a CDS encoding DMT family transporter, with translation MTGFLYVLAAAFMWGLIGVFTQYILAEGISALEIAFWRAALAWIMFLIHASVAKQVKVHRTDLPALFGFGFICVTLFYGSYQLAIRDVGIGLAAVLLYTAPAWVALLSWLVLKEAMTKTKMTCVVMTILGVSCISLGPQLLNGAAFNLNLFGLIAGLVSGLTYALYYIFGKKFLYRYPTPTIFVYALPFGALLLLPFVNFADKSPQAWMLLAGLALVTSYGAFSVYYEGLKRLDATHASVIATFEPVVAAIFAYTLFGEQFSIFGYIGSSLILVAVFLVVLSGIRTSRTTGDEV
- a CDS encoding 30S ribosomal protein S1; the encoded protein is MSEEFKERNGVEEGEESFAELFEQYSEGGGDNLNIGDKVSGKVIQVGESTIFVDTGTKLDGIVEKAEMLDEEDNCTVTDGDTVELYVVGKDSGGIKLSRAISGIGGLAMLEEARNSNLPVEGKVESTCKGGFNVTLMQRRAFCPVSQIDSRYVEDPEEYVDKTFEFLVTKLEQNGRNIVVSRRSLLERDAAEAAETFVSETNVGDEVEGTITRLAAFGAFVEIMPGLEGLVHISQISYGRIGHPEEAVTVGQKVKAKIIRIEHDDKGRLKISLSMKELAQDPWDTLSATFTEGDKVTGKVVRLADFGAFVEIAPGVDGLVHVSEMSYTKRINKPADFVSEGQLVSVKIKSIDLEKRRISLSMKDAEGDPWLDVAEKYQPGQKVEGTVEKQEQFGIFIQLEPGITGLLPKSIIARSEKPAAFEKLHAGDTVEIIIGEVKANDRRISLTTGDVQDDGDWKQFAPKKQKPSEASGGMGLLGDKLQAAFNKKK
- a CDS encoding PPC domain-containing DNA-binding protein, producing the protein MQYSEGTIGRVFTLRLEEDERVPNCIEQFAKEHDIKTAMCTMIGGIDGGNIVVGPKDGDASIIDPILYPISDAHEVAALGTLFPDEDGKPVLHMHAALGRDGKTHTGCIRPGLDVWLVGEVIIMEILNTDMLRKKEPKSGLALLAKK